From the genome of Sulfurihydrogenibium subterraneum DSM 15120, one region includes:
- the lnt gene encoding apolipoprotein N-acyltransferase: protein MIKSKLKNIFISGLAGLFLSLSLPNFFIPFSFLIGFSLLFYLFERHSTKDILIYSFVAGTVFSIFSFYWIVFALSYYGSINLIVSSVLFLIFSFAYSLYTFVLFSFIGKKVYQKYSFYGFFLLPFVWVFLEFLREFFPFNGFSWNLFGYMLSYINPVAQITYYTSIYGLSFLVLFFSVSFYLMITKKDYRFVVLNVFNVVFFTAMFVWGNHRINSYTDSGKYYKIAVLQGNVEESMKLKPTREINLKIIDRYIQLLKQAKEKGADIAVFPESALPFFPYINSSLKDYFFEQFSLIKIPILSGFDNVLLKEDGDIDKVYNSLFLIDKDGFYIDYYSKIKLVPFGEYTPFRNSILESIFTYLKGIDFSKGEGQKLLIYNNMKIASLICFESIFPDFVANFVNKGANVIVNITNDGWFGKTSAPYQHFELARVRAIENNIYLIRAANTGISAVINPVGTVKSFLPLYTEGVLIEKVYLSSGKSFYNTYKTFIYVGFVLSFILTFLLLQRIQIKNNL, encoded by the coding sequence GTGATAAAAAGTAAACTAAAAAATATTTTTATCAGTGGATTAGCAGGACTTTTTTTATCTTTGTCCTTACCAAACTTTTTTATACCATTTTCTTTTTTAATAGGTTTTTCTTTGCTTTTTTACTTGTTTGAAAGGCACTCTACAAAAGATATTTTAATCTACTCTTTTGTGGCTGGAACTGTATTTTCAATATTTTCTTTTTACTGGATAGTTTTTGCTCTTAGCTATTACGGTAGTATTAATTTAATTGTATCATCTGTTTTATTTTTGATATTCTCTTTTGCCTATTCTTTATACACTTTTGTCCTTTTTTCTTTTATTGGTAAAAAGGTTTATCAAAAGTATTCTTTTTATGGATTTTTCCTTCTGCCGTTTGTATGGGTTTTTTTAGAATTTTTAAGAGAGTTTTTTCCTTTTAATGGTTTTAGCTGGAATCTTTTTGGTTATATGTTATCTTACATAAATCCAGTTGCTCAAATTACTTACTACACAAGTATTTACGGACTTTCTTTCTTAGTTTTATTTTTCTCTGTAAGCTTTTACTTAATGATTACAAAGAAAGATTACAGGTTTGTTGTGCTAAATGTTTTTAACGTAGTATTTTTTACTGCGATGTTTGTATGGGGAAATCACAGGATAAACAGTTATACAGACAGTGGAAAGTATTACAAGATAGCTGTTTTACAGGGAAACGTTGAAGAGTCAATGAAATTAAAACCTACTAGAGAGATTAACCTAAAAATAATAGACAGATACATTCAACTTTTAAAACAGGCAAAAGAAAAAGGTGCAGATATAGCAGTTTTTCCTGAGTCAGCTCTTCCTTTTTTTCCTTATATTAACTCTTCTTTAAAGGATTACTTTTTTGAGCAGTTTTCCCTGATAAAAATTCCTATTTTGTCAGGGTTTGATAACGTTTTACTCAAAGAGGATGGTGATATAGACAAGGTTTACAACTCACTGTTTTTAATAGATAAAGATGGTTTTTACATAGATTACTACTCAAAGATTAAACTGGTTCCATTTGGAGAGTACACGCCATTTAGAAACAGCATCTTAGAAAGTATATTTACATACCTTAAAGGGATAGATTTTAGCAAAGGAGAAGGTCAGAAACTACTGATTTACAACAATATGAAAATAGCATCTTTAATATGTTTTGAGTCTATATTTCCTGATTTTGTGGCAAACTTTGTAAACAAAGGAGCTAATGTTATTGTTAACATTACAAACGATGGGTGGTTTGGTAAAACGTCAGCTCCTTATCAACATTTTGAATTGGCAAGAGTAAGGGCAATAGAGAATAACATATATCTTATCAGAGCTGCAAACACAGGAATATCAGCTGTTATAAATCCTGTTGGGACTGTAAAGTCTTTTCTTCCTCTTTACACAGAAGGAGTTTTAATAGAAAAAGTTTACCTTTCTTCTGGAAAAAGTTTTTATAATACTTATAAAACATTCATTTATGTTGGGTTTGTTTTATCTTTTATATTAACATTTTTGCTACTTCAAAGAATTCAGATAAAAAATAATTTATAA
- a CDS encoding IclR family transcriptional regulator: MQQKGAKKSIEKALDLLEALKEKDDLGVTELSNILGLNKNNVFRILATLEVKGLIEQDEETGHYRLGVKTLYLGYSFIKNLTILNHSKQFIKNLRNKTNETVYLSMLHQNDVIYFYSKESKSSVLAKSRLGKRYPALTTAAGKAILRAKKELTDIFEVDFEDTEKEVVEIGTVIRDESDHPVAGLSIVAPVSRLNKNNYDGLFKHYLLETAKEITNINKIVLP, translated from the coding sequence ATGCAACAAAAGGGAGCTAAAAAATCGATAGAAAAAGCGTTAGATTTGTTAGAGGCTTTAAAAGAAAAAGATGATTTAGGAGTCACAGAGCTGAGTAATATACTGGGACTAAATAAAAACAATGTATTTAGAATACTTGCTACATTGGAAGTGAAAGGACTTATAGAGCAAGATGAAGAAACAGGTCATTATAGATTAGGTGTAAAAACATTATACTTAGGATACTCTTTTATTAAAAACCTGACGATTTTAAATCACTCAAAACAGTTTATAAAGAATCTTAGGAATAAAACAAATGAAACTGTTTACCTATCTATGCTCCACCAGAACGATGTTATCTACTTCTACAGTAAAGAAAGTAAATCTTCTGTTTTAGCAAAGTCAAGGCTAGGGAAAAGGTATCCTGCTTTAACTACAGCTGCAGGAAAAGCTATTTTAAGAGCAAAAAAAGAGCTTACTGATATATTTGAAGTTGATTTTGAAGATACTGAAAAAGAAGTTGTAGAAATAGGAACGGTTATAAGAGATGAGTCTGACCATCCTGTTGCAGGGCTTTCTATCGTAGCTCCTGTATCAAGATTAAACAAAAATAACTACGATGGTTTATTTAAACATTACCTACTTGAAACTGCAAAAGAAATAACCAACATAAATAAAATTGTCCTTCCGTGA